One stretch of Prunus persica cultivar Lovell chromosome G1, Prunus_persica_NCBIv2, whole genome shotgun sequence DNA includes these proteins:
- the LOC18791283 gene encoding glutamate receptor 2.7, with protein MIKKRPLNHKLVFSIFFFFLCSWISLALAQNKTIPVNVGLVLDDLDSGDGKIWLSCIKMALSDFYASHANYKTRLVLNTRDSKKSVVDAAAAAVDLIEKVKVKAILGPGTSMQAGFLINLGDQVHVPIISFSATSPSLNSVHSSYFFQFAQNDSSQVKAISSIVKAFGWRQVVPVYVDNEFGEGVIPFLTDALQEVDARVPYRSAISLSATDGQILEELYKLMTMQTRVFIVHMRTDLSSRLFAKAREIGMMTEGYVWLTTNGIPNELRSLNSSVISSMQGVLGIQTYVPQTVKLEEFMPRWKRQFQQDNPTIIGAQLQVFGLWAYDSAFALAMAVEEVGTPSFEVSQYGRKLSHALSSMRFKGIAGDFSLVDGQLQSSTFQIVNVNGGGTRVVGFWTPENGLMNTLNSTNTSFSSTSNKGNLAPILWPGDSLTAPKGWQIPANGKKLRIGVPVKVGFTEFVKITKDPSTNAINVTGFTIDVFKAAVKVLPYPLPYEFIPFAKPDGTSAGTYSDLCYQVYLGNYDAVVGDTTIRADRSLYVDFTMPYTECGVAMAVPIIDVRSKNAWVFLKPLTWELWLTTSCVFVLIGFVMWVLEHRINEDFRGTPSHQVGTSIWFSFSTMVFAQRERVVSNLARFVMIIWVFVVLILTQSYTASLTSLLTVQQLQPTVTDIKDLLRKGENVGYLTDAYVYDILKQVGFDDTKLKGFKTMEEIDEALSKGSANGGIAAVVDETPNMKLFVAKFCSKYTMIGPIFETAGFAFVFPKRSPLLPDVSQAVLNVTEGEAILNIENKWFKKGDNCEDNPTQKLSNNSLGLDSFWGLFLISGVASILSLIIFVASFLYRHKHILKHPPDSKPLTWSKIRSMFEIFDERDFNSRMFKSSQQRDGIAGNPDNIAGDANSPNNNWPESTSSFSSNHTDANFEFFGGQQTQSPGQASLELVPSTTDPAIIIAEMHTTPATAQDNN; from the exons ATGATCAAGAAAAGGCCTTTGAACCATAAGCTTGttttttctatctttttcttttttctttgttcatggatttccttggccttggcacaaaacaaaaccattcCAGTGAATGTTGGGCTTGTTCTTGATGACCTTGATTCAGGGGATGGGAAGATTTGGTTGAGCTGCATCAAAATGGCCCTCTCAGATTTCTATGCTTCTCATGCAAACTACAAAACTAGGCTGGTCTTGAATACTAGGGACTCCAAAAAAAGTGTTGTAGATGCAGCTGCTGCAG CTGTAGATCTAATAGAgaaagtgaaagtgaaagCAATCCTAGGACCAGGGACTTCTATGCAAGCAGGCTTTCTTATTAACCTTGGAGACCAAGTTCATGTGCCCATTATATCATTTTCTGCAACAAGCCCTTCTCTTAATTCAGTCCATAGCTCctacttttttcaatttgcacaaaatgactcatcccaagTGAAAGCCATAAGTTCTATTGTAAAAGCTTTTGGATGGAGACAAGTTGTGCCTGTCTACGTCGACAATGAGTTTGGGGAGGGTGTCATACCATTTTTAACTGATGCCCTGCAAGAGGTTGATGCCCGTGTCCCCTACCGGAGTGCCATTTCCCTGTCAGCCACTGACGGCCAAATTCTTGAAGAGCTTTACAAGTTAATGACAATGCAAACTAGAGTCTTCATTGTCCACATGAGGACGGATCTATCCTCTAGGTTATTTGCAAAGGCCAGAGAGATTGGAATGATGACCGAAGGCTACGTTTGGCTCACTACTAATGGGATACCTAATGAATTAAGGTCTCTAAATTCTTCAGTCATCAGTTCCATGCAAGGTGTGTTGGGTATACAAACTTATGTTCCACAAACAGTAAAGCTTGAAGAATTCATGCCTAGGTGGAAACGACAATTCCAACAAGACAATCCAACCATAATTGGTGCTCAATTGCAAGTTTTTGGACTTTGGGCTTATGATTCTGCTTTTGCACTAGCCATGGCAGTTGAAGAAGTTGGGACTCCAAGCTTTGAGGTGTCTCAATACGGTCGAAAACTTTCCCATGCCTTATCTAGTATGAGATTTAAAGGCATTGCTGGAGATTTCAGCCTTGTTGATGGGCAACTTCAGTCATCAACTTTTCAGATAGTTAATGTCAATGGTGGTGGAACAAGAGTGGTTGGATTTTGGACACCAGAAAATGGACTGATGAACACATTGAATTCAACAAACACAAGCTTTTCTTCAACTTCCAACAAGGGCAATCTTGCCCCTATTCTGTGGCCAGGAGATTCTCTCACTGCTCCAAAGGGATGGCAGATCCCAGCAAATGGCAAGAAGTTGAGAATAGGAGTTCCTGTCAAGGTTGGTTTTACAGAGTTTGTTAAGATCACGAAAGATCCAAGCACTAACGCAATCAACGTCACTGGCTTCACTATAGACGTCTTTAAGGCTGCAGTGAAAGTTTTGCCATACCCTCTTCCTTATGAGTTCATTCCCTTTGCAAAGCCTGATGGTACAAGCGCTGGCACTTATAGTGATTTGTGCTATCAAGTATATCTTGGG AACTATGATGCTGTGGTGGGAGATACAACAATTAGAGCAGATAGGTCCTTGTATGTAGACTTCACAATGCCATACACGGAATGCGGTGTAGCAATGGCTGTGCCAATCATAGACGTCAGGAGCAAAAATGCTTGGGTTTTCTTGAAGCCTTTGACATGGGAGCTATGGCTGACTACTTCTTGTGTCTTCGTCCTTATTGGTTTTGTGATGTGGGTTCTTGAACATCGGATTAACGAAGACTTTCGTGGCACTCCCTCACACCAAGTTGGCACCAGCATCTGGTTCTCCTTCTCAACCATGGTTTTTGCACAAA GAGAAAGAGTGGTTAGCAACTTGGCTAGATTTGTGATGATTATATGGGTATTTGTTGTTCTAATATTGACACAAAGTTACACAGCCAGTCTGACATCACTGTTAACTGTTCAACAACTTCAGCCAACTGTTACAGATATAAAGGATCTATTGAGAAAGGGGGAAAACGTCGGCTACTTAACGGATGCTTATGTTTACGATATCTTGAAACAAGTTGGTTTTGATGATACCAAGCTTAAGGGTTTCAAAACAATGGAAGAAATTGATGAAGCTCTTTCAAAAGGAAGTGCAAATGGTGGTATTGCTGCTGTTGTTGATGAAACCCCCAACATGAAGCTTTTTGTTGCAAAGTTTTGCTCCAAGTATACTATGATAGGGCCTATCTTTGAAACTGCTGGGTTTGCCTTT GTGTTTCCAAAACGTTCCCCTCTTCTGCCGGATGTTTCACAGGCAGTGCTAAACGTGACCGAGGGAGAGGCGATTCTGAACATTGAAAACAAATGGTTCAAGAAAGGGGACAATTGTGAAGATAACCCCACCCAAAAACTTTCCAACAACAGTCTTGGCCTTGATAGCTTTTGGGGGCTATTCCTCATTTCTGGGGtggcttcaatactttctctCATCATATTTGTAGCTTCATTCCTTTACAGGCACAAGCACATCTTGAAACACCCACCGGATTCAAAACCCTTAACATGGAGTAAGATTCGATCCATGTTCGAAATTTTCGACGAAAGAGACTTCAACTCTCGTATGTTTAAGAGCAGTCAACAGAGAGATGGTATTGCCGGTAATCCAGATAATATTGCAGGTGATGCTAATTCACCAAATAACAACTGGCCAGAGAGTACATCCAGCTTTAGTTCCAACCACACAGAtgcaaattttgaattctttgGAGGGCAACAAACACAATCTCCTGGTCAAGCATCTCTGGAACTAGTTCCAAGTACTACTGATCCTGCTATCATTATTGCAGAAATGCATACAACTCCTGCAACAGCTCAAGATAACAATTAA
- the LOC18790719 gene encoding glutamate receptor 2.8 — protein sequence MYIRVSLFGQLEGILDYQITQPSKFSNMVKKNPPNLELLLSIFFFFLCSWISLAMAQNKTIPVNVGVVLDDLNSRNGKIWLSCIKMALSDFYASHANYKTRLVLNTRDSKQNVVGAAKAAVDLIKNAEVQAILGPVTSMQAGFLINLGDQVHVPIISFSATSPSLNSLRSSYFFQFAQNDSSQVKALSAIVKAFGWRQVVPVYIDNEFGEGVIPFLTDALEEVDARVPYRSAISPSATDGQILEELYKLMTMQTRVFIVHMRTDLSSRLFAKAREIGMMTEGYVWLTTNGIPNELRYLNSSIISSMQGVLGIQTYVPQTVKLEEFMKRWKRQFQQDNPTIIDASLDVFGLWAYDSAFALAMAIEEVGTANFGFQKTNASFNSAVLESFEVSKYGPELCQALSTTRFEGIAGDFGLVDGQLQSTNYEIVNINGGGARGIGFWTPQNGLVKKLGSSANSIIFSTPKRKLGLGPIIWPGESFTVPKGWENPTDGKKLRIGVPVKDGFTELVKVTKDPSTNMTDVTGFSIDVFKAAVEMLPYALSYEFIPFAKSDGTSAGTYNDLVYQIYLGNFDAVVGDTTIRGNRSLYADFTMPYTESGVVMVVPVIDMRNQNAWVFLKPLTWDLWLTTSCFFLFIGFVVWVLEHRINEDFRGTPSHQVGTSVWFSFSTMVFSHRERVVSNLARFVMVIWVFVMLILSQSYTASLASLLTVQKLQPTVSDIKDVLRNGDNVGYAENTYIYELLKQVGFDDSKIKKFQSFEECDELLSKGSANGGISAVVDETPSMKLFLAKYCTKYTMIGPIFKAAGFGFAFPKRSPLIPDLSRAVLNVTEGEVIMNIENKWFSVEKNCVDNSNPKVASYSLGLASFWGLFLIAGVASILALIICVASFLHKHRHILMHPDDSRGSGWRRIRAMFKMFNEKELSSHMFKSPQHTESIAGASDEVNAAASSNNNLPESPRSYISNHADFAEQATPSTGQVSPEIVSAIDHEHAITIARTC from the exons ATGTACATAAGAGTAAGTTTGTTTGGACAATTAGAAGGAATACTGGATTACCAAATTACGCAgccttcaaaattttcaaacatgGTCAAGAAAAACCCTCCCAACCTTGAGCTTCTTCTGtctatctttttcttctttctttgttcatgGATTTCCTTGGCCAtggcacaaaacaaaaccatccCAGTAAATGTAGGGGTTGTTCTTGATGACCTTAATTCAAGGAATGGGAAGATTTGGTTGAGTTGCATCAAAATGGCCCTCTCAGACTTCTATGCTTCTCATGCTAACTACAAAACTAGGCTGGTTTTGAACACCAGGGACTCCAAACAAAATGTTGTGGGTGCAGCTAAGGCAG CTGTAGATCTAATAAAGAATGCAGAAGTGCAAGCAATCTTAGGACCAGTGACATCTATGCAAGCAGGCTTTCTTATTAACCTTGGAGATCAAGTTCATGTGCCCATCATATCATTTTCTGCAACAAGCCCTTCTCTTAATTCACTTCGGAGCTCctacttttttcaatttgcacAGAATGACTCATCCCAAGTGAAAGCCTTAAGCGCTATTGTAAAAGCTTTTGGATGGAGGCAAGTTGTGCCTGTCTACATAGATAATGAGTTTGGGGAGGGAGTCATACCATTTTTAACTGATGCCTTGGAAGAGGTTGATGCCCGTGTCCCCTACCGGAGTGCCATTTCCCCGTCAGCCACTGACGGCCAAATTCTTGAAGAGCTTTACAAGTTAATGACAATGCAAACTAGAGTCTTCATTGTCCACATGAGGACGGATCTATCATCTAGGTTATTTGCAAAGGCTAGAGAGATTGGAATGATGACCGAAGGCTATGTTTGGCTCACTACTAATGGTATACCTAATGAATTAAGGTATCTAAATTCTTCTATCATCAGTTCCATGCAGGGTGTATTGGGTATACAAACTTATGTTCCACAAACAGTAAAGCTTGAAGAATTCATGAAACGGTGGAAACGACAATTCCAACAAGACAATCCAACCATCATTGATGCTTCATTGGATGTTTTTGGACTTTGGGCTTATGATTCTGCTTTTGCACTAGCCATGGCAATTGAAGAAGTTGGAACTGCAAACTTTGGCTTCCAAAAGACAAATGCTTCCTTCAACTCAGCAGTTCTTGAAAGTTTTGAGGTCTCTAAATATGGTCCAGAACTTTGCCAAGCCTTGTCAACTACTAGATTTGAAGGGATCGCTGGAGATTTTGGCCTTGTTGATGGACAACTTCAATCAACAAATTATGAGATAGTTAATATAAATGGTGGTGGAGCAAGAGGAATTGGATTTTGGACACCACAGAATGGACTGGTGAAAAAATTGGGTTCATCAGCAAACTCAATCATATTTTCAACTCCTAAGCGCAAACTTGGACTTGGACCCATTATATGGCCAGGAGAATCTTTCACTGTTCCCAAGGGATGGGAGAACCCAACAGACGGCAAGAAGTTGAGAATAGGAGTTCCAGTGAAGGATGGATTTACGGAGTTGGTTAAGGTAACGAAGGATCCTAGCACTAACATGACAGATGTGACTGGGTTCAGTATAGATGTTTTTAAGGCTGCAGTCGAAATGTTACCGTATGCTCTATCTTATGAGTTCATTCCCTTTGCAAAGTCTGATGGAACCAGTGCTGGCACTTACAATGATTTGGTCTACCAAATATATCTTGGG AACTTTGATGCTGTGGTGGGAGATACAACAATTAGAGGAAATAGGTCATTGTATGCAGACTTTACCATGCCATACACAGAATCTGGTGTAGTAATGGTTGTGCCAGTCATAGACATGAGAAACCAAAATGCATGGGTTTTCTTGAAGCCTTTGACATGGGACCTTTGGCTAACAACTTcttgtttcttcttgtttATTGGTTTTGTGGTTTGGGTTCTGGAGCATCGAATCAATGAAGACTTCCGTGGCACTCCATCACATCAAGTTGGCACCAGTGTCTGGTTCTCTTTCTCAACCATGGTTTTTTCACATA GGGAGAGAGTGGTTAGTAACTTGGCCAGATTTGTGATGGTCATATGGGTATTTGTGATGCTAATACTATCTCAAAGTTACACGGCTAGTCTAGCGTCACTATTAACTGTCCAGAAACTCCAGCCTACTGTTTCAGATATAAAGGATGTTCTAAGGAACGGGGATAACGTGGGCTACGCAGAGAATACTTACATCTACGAACTCTTGAAACAAGTAGGTTTTGATGATTCCAAGATAAAGAAGTTTCAATCTTTTGAAGAGTGTGATGAACTTCTTTCAAAAGGAAGTGCAAATGGTGGTATTTCTGCTGTTGTTGATGAAACCCCCAGCATGAAGCTTTTTCTTGCAAAATATTGTACCAAATATACCATGATCGGACCCATCTTTAAAGCCGCTGGATTTGGTTTC GCCTTTCCAAAACGTTCTCCTCTTATACCTGATCTTTCACGGGCAGTCCTAAACGTGACCGAAGGAGAGGTGATAATGAACATTGAAAACAAATGGTTTAGTgtagaaaaaaattgtgtagATAACTCGAACCCAAAGGTGGCTAGCTACAGTCTTGGCCTTGCTAGCTTTTGGGGCCTCTTCCTCATTGCCGGGGTGGCTTCAATACTAGCTCTCATCATATGTGTAGCTTCCTTCCTTCACAAGCATAGGCACATCTTGATGCACCCTGATGATTCAAGAGGCTCTGGATGGAGAAGGATTCGAGCCATGTTCAAGATGTTCAACGAGAAAGAACTCAGCTCTCATATGTTTAAGAGCCCTCAACATACAGAAAGCATCGCTGGTGCTAGTGATGAAGTTAATGCTGCTGCTTCATCAAACAACAACTTGCCAGAAAGTCCACGCAGCTATATTTCGAACCACGCAGACTTTGCAGAGCAAGCAACACCATCTACTGGTCAAGTATCTCCAGAAATAGTTTCAGCTATTGACCATGAGCATGCTATCACAATTGCAAGAACTTGCTGA